One part of the Marinobacter sp. MDS2 genome encodes these proteins:
- a CDS encoding succinylglutamate desuccinylase/aspartoacylase family protein translates to MLFQRHHSHTPSTLLAGFLLVLAPFSAWADTQKAQTVSETPGPLIAQLAEDESVEDVVHSEPRHDTQKKAAPKAKESAETEPAKAAGADKQGAATSEPTATKAKQPRKIAPNVDLKEVAPMPEPEPEPEPAPETEPTDAADTDSTAPQEPTATEESEPDVTEAEPVPSETFAILGKEVLPGTSTRLAWSPNIQIAGLSQITPVLVVNGAHAGPTLCLTGAIHGDELNGIEIVRRAMYDLDPAKLSGQVVGVPIVNLTGFQQGTRYLPDRRDLNRYFPGRPDGTLADRIAHSLFNSVIRHCDMLVDIHTGSLKRTNLPQLRADMNNPEVAEFTKGFDRMAVVHSSGSEGMLRTAAVNAGIRAVTLEAGESLRIQEHQIKAGVNSLNSLMEKHGMISRMFVWGDPQPVYYDSLWIRAQHGGILFSEVALGDRVSEGEILGYVSDPITNEQYPIRSNANGRVIGMAVDQVVMAGFAAYHIGTEAEVPGE, encoded by the coding sequence ATGCTGTTTCAACGTCATCATAGCCACACGCCCAGCACACTGCTTGCCGGTTTTCTTCTGGTACTGGCGCCATTCAGTGCATGGGCTGACACGCAAAAAGCACAGACGGTTTCCGAAACGCCCGGGCCTTTGATCGCTCAACTGGCCGAGGACGAAAGTGTCGAAGATGTCGTTCATTCCGAGCCACGCCACGACACCCAGAAAAAAGCAGCACCGAAGGCCAAAGAATCCGCTGAGACCGAACCTGCGAAAGCCGCCGGTGCGGATAAACAAGGCGCAGCCACCTCGGAACCGACGGCAACCAAGGCCAAGCAGCCGCGGAAGATTGCCCCCAATGTGGATCTGAAAGAAGTCGCGCCCATGCCGGAGCCTGAGCCTGAGCCAGAACCCGCTCCTGAAACTGAGCCGACCGATGCTGCGGACACAGACTCCACTGCTCCCCAGGAGCCAACGGCGACCGAGGAAAGCGAGCCGGACGTTACCGAAGCCGAGCCCGTTCCTTCGGAAACTTTCGCCATACTGGGCAAAGAAGTGCTACCGGGTACTTCAACCCGTCTGGCCTGGTCGCCGAATATTCAAATTGCCGGGCTGTCCCAGATTACTCCGGTACTGGTGGTGAACGGTGCGCACGCCGGGCCGACTCTGTGCCTGACTGGCGCTATTCACGGCGATGAACTGAACGGCATCGAAATCGTACGGCGCGCCATGTACGACCTGGACCCGGCCAAATTGAGCGGCCAGGTCGTTGGCGTGCCCATCGTGAACCTGACCGGTTTCCAGCAAGGCACCCGCTATCTGCCCGACCGTCGTGACCTGAACCGTTATTTCCCGGGCCGCCCCGACGGCACGCTGGCAGACCGCATCGCACATTCGCTGTTCAACAGTGTCATCCGTCATTGCGACATGTTGGTGGATATCCACACCGGATCCCTCAAACGCACCAACTTGCCGCAACTGCGCGCCGACATGAACAACCCGGAGGTCGCGGAATTCACCAAGGGCTTTGACCGAATGGCGGTGGTACACAGCTCGGGCTCTGAAGGCATGTTGCGAACCGCCGCGGTCAATGCAGGCATCCGCGCGGTGACGCTGGAAGCCGGCGAATCGCTGCGCATTCAGGAGCACCAGATCAAAGCCGGCGTCAACAGCCTCAACAGCCTGATGGAAAAGCACGGCATGATCTCCCGGATGTTTGTCTGGGGTGATCCGCAACCGGTGTATTACGACTCGCTGTGGATTCGCGCCCAGCACGGCGGCATTCTGTTCAGCGAAGTGGCCTTGGGAGATCGTGTGTCCGAAGGGGAAATCCTCGGTTACGTGTCAGATCCCATCACCAACGAGCAATACCCGATTCGCTCGAATGCCAATGGCCGCGTCATCGGCATGGCGGTGGATCAGGTGGTGATGGCCGGCTTTGCGGCCTACCACATTGGTACGGAGGCAGAAGTTCCAGGAGAGTAG
- a CDS encoding YqaE/Pmp3 family membrane protein, with amino-acid sequence MDLLRILIAILLPPLGVFLQVGIGKHFWINILLTILGYIPGIVHAVWVIAKK; translated from the coding sequence ATGGACCTTTTGCGTATTTTGATTGCGATTCTGTTACCGCCATTGGGGGTGTTTTTACAGGTGGGTATCGGAAAGCACTTTTGGATCAACATTCTGTTGACCATTCTCGGCTACATTCCGGGCATTGTTCACGCGGTTTGGGTGATCGCCAAGAAATAG
- a CDS encoding DMT family transporter, producing the protein MAAENAGIVPRTPGLAYIGLVLTPLFWAGNAVIARGTVDSIPPLSMSFWRWVIALCILLPFGLPGVWRHRHVIRQHLGSMLALATFSVAAFNSLLYYAALTTTATNIALINSTIPIFVALLAWILLGDKTRPLQALGIGLAILGIVTVVARGDLSILLNLQAQPGDLIMVAAVASWGLFSVLLRRQAVPLPPLTFLTTQILLGSCVLFPFYLADLLFFSGGFSWSGDTALPLLYFAIFPGILAYGFWNYGVQQIGPAKAAIFMYLVPVFASVLASVFLDEALGAAHLVGGALILSGLLLATRVGRRPPV; encoded by the coding sequence GTGGCTGCAGAGAACGCCGGCATCGTGCCCCGCACACCGGGGCTGGCCTATATCGGTTTAGTACTGACGCCTCTGTTCTGGGCCGGTAACGCGGTCATCGCGCGAGGCACGGTAGACAGCATTCCGCCGCTTTCCATGTCGTTCTGGCGCTGGGTGATCGCCCTGTGCATTCTGCTGCCTTTCGGCCTGCCCGGCGTTTGGCGCCACCGGCACGTGATTCGCCAGCACCTCGGCTCCATGCTGGCGTTGGCCACCTTCAGTGTCGCGGCATTCAATTCGTTGCTCTACTACGCAGCCCTGACCACCACCGCCACCAACATTGCACTGATCAACTCCACCATTCCCATATTCGTGGCCCTGCTTGCCTGGATCCTATTGGGCGACAAAACCCGCCCGCTGCAAGCGTTGGGTATTGGTTTAGCCATTTTGGGTATTGTCACGGTAGTGGCACGGGGCGATCTGTCGATTCTGCTGAATCTGCAGGCGCAACCCGGCGATCTGATTATGGTGGCGGCCGTGGCCAGTTGGGGGCTGTTTTCGGTCCTGCTGCGGCGGCAGGCTGTACCATTGCCACCCCTGACCTTTCTCACTACCCAGATTCTGCTGGGCAGCTGTGTGCTGTTTCCGTTCTACCTTGCCGACCTATTGTTCTTTTCCGGTGGCTTCAGCTGGTCTGGTGACACGGCGCTGCCTCTGCTGTACTTCGCCATCTTCCCCGGCATTCTGGCCTACGGTTTCTGGAACTATGGCGTGCAACAGATTGGCCCCGCCAAAGCGGCCATTTTCATGTATCTGGTGCCGGTGTTTGCCTCGGTTCTGGCCAGTGTGTTTCTGGATGAAGCACTGGGCGCGGCGCACCTGGTCGGCGGTGCTTTGATTCTATCCGGGCTGCTGCTGGCAACCCGGGTAGGCCGGCGCCCGCCGGTTTAG